The following nucleotide sequence is from Triticum dicoccoides isolate Atlit2015 ecotype Zavitan chromosome 7B, WEW_v2.0, whole genome shotgun sequence.
GCGTCAGATATTACTCACAAACAAGACCAAACAATATAGTTACAAGAATTGGGGGAATAAACAGCACAGGGAGTAAGCTCTAACAAAATCGCAACCATGTGCAACCTTTAGCTTGATTTAACAcatggaacatcatcatcgtcatgccTTAATTAAACTCTCTCCGAGATCCATACTAACCACAAAATCCTCATGGACAATACAAAAACAGtgatagagatagctcagtgtgctATTGATTGCAAGAACAAGGAACTACTAGTATTGTAAAGACTCTGCTCCTAGAAGCGGAGCTTGGTGAAGAACCACCTGTTCTTGCCGGTCTTGAACCTCTCCTCGAGACGTGCCTTGGCGGCCTTGCAGGAGGCGACCTTCTTGTCGCGGGTGGCGAGGGCGTCGGGCCCGCCGGAGGCGACGTCCTTGAAGTCGACGTCGAGGGTGTAGCGGGTGGGCATGATGTGGGTGAAGTTGACCAGCTTCAGGAAGCACTTCACGCGCGACTTCTTGGCCGTCTTCTTGGCCGAGTCCTTGCGGATCACCTTCTTGGGGTACTTGGCTAGGCCGGCGACGAGGCAGTGGCCGTAGGGGCGGTCGCGTGTGCCCTCCTCGAAAACGCGCACAATGACCGCCTTCCGGCCGGCGAACCGACCCTGGAGAAGGATCACCGCCTTGCCGGGCTTCAGGAACTTCACCATCTTCGcgtgctccgccgccgccgagTGGGTTGTGTGGGTTTGGTCTGGGAAATGGGGATAGATTGGACGGGAGGAGCTTATATagtgcggcggcgctagggttttgacgatggTTCATCGGTTTGGATGGTTTTAGTTTGATCGGACGGTGACAAGGTTAGGAGATCCGATGAAGTCGTGGGACCGGGCCGCGACCTTTTTTTCCTCATCTCATATAGGTAAATTATATACTCTTAAAAAAATGTATGGTTGAGTACTACCTTGTGCTGGTTTATTGGTCCCATTATATTACATGCCAAATTttaatcataaatttaactaataaaatattcatgcatgtcataacaaattatatcattgaaaactatgttcaaatatgaatccaacgatgagATCGAATGAAGTCGTGGGACTGGACCGTGATTTTTTTTCCTCGTCATATAGGTAAATTCTCTTAAAAAAATGTAAGATTGAGAGTATATATacactactacctctgtcctggtttattagtccttaTTATATTTTTTGCTAAATtttaaccataaatttaactaacaacatGTTCATTCATGTCAAtaaaaatgatataatttttggtgacatgcattaatatttttagTTAAAAAAATTATCAAAATTGGCACAAATTATAAAAGAGACCAATAAACCAGAACGAAGATAGTGCTTGAAAGGAATGTAAGGCTTCATGTTCACTT
It contains:
- the LOC119337861 gene encoding 60S ribosomal protein L27-3-like, which translates into the protein MVKFLKPGKAVILLQGRFAGRKAVIVRVFEEGTRDRPYGHCLVAGLAKYPKKVIRKDSAKKTAKKSRVKCFLKLVNFTHIMPTRYTLDVDFKDVASGGPDALATRDKKVASCKAAKARLEERFKTGKNRWFFTKLRF